A window of the Cryptococcus depauperatus CBS 7841 chromosome 5, complete sequence genome harbors these coding sequences:
- a CDS encoding isocitrate dehydrogenase, NAD-dependent produces the protein MFAQSIKSSTSTVLGTATRRAPVASRSMATLVDEKRLPSKFGGKYTVTLVPGDGIGKEVANSVKEIFETLKVPVQWEQYDVSGETTGGEVLFQEAMDSLKRNKVGLKGILYTPIDQRGHNSWNVAIRQQLDIYASVVVCKSLPGFPTRHKDVDFAIIRENTEGEYSGLEHQSYPGVVESLKVSTRAKAERIARFAFDFAIKNNRKKVTCVHKANIMKLGDGLFLNACKRIAEEEYGHTGIKFESMIVDNTAMQLVSKPQQFDVMVMPNLYGTICANIGSALVGGPGITPGCNFGREYALFEPGCRHVGKDIEGTNKANPIALILSSTMLLRHLGLESQANLIAGATYDLVKEGKTRTADLGGNATTTDFTKALINRLL, from the exons ATGTTTGCCCAATCTATCAAGTCTTCCACTTCTACAGTACTCGGGACAGCCACAAGG CGCGCTCCTGTTGCCAGTAGGTCCATGGCTACCCTTGTtgatgagaagaga CTTCCATCCAAGTTTGGCGGGAAGTACACTGTCACACTCGTGCCCGGCGACGGTATTGGTAAAGAAGTTGCGAACTCTGTCAAGGAAATCTTTGAGACTCTCAAGGTGCCTGTTCAATGGGAACAATATGATGTCTCTGGCGAGACTACCGGTGGTGAAGTCCTCTTCCAGGAAGCAATGGACAGTTTAAAGCGGAACAAGGTTGGGTTGAAGG GTATTCTCTATACTCCTATCGATCAGAGAGGCCACAACTCTTGGAACGTCGCTATCCGACAACAACTTGACATTTATGCTTCCGTTGTTGTCTGCAAATCTCTTCCTGGCTTCCCTACTCGACACAAGGATGTCGATTTTGCTATCATCCGTGAAAATACTGAAGGAGAGTATTCGGGTCTCGAACACCAGTCTTATCCTGGCGTTGTCGAATCTTTGAAGGTTTCTACTCGGGCCAAGGCAGAGAGAATCGCACGCTTCgcttttgattttgccATCAAAAACAACAGAAAG AAAGTCACTTGTGTCCACAAGGCCAACATTATGAAGCTTGGTGATggtctcttcctcaacgCGTGCAAACGCAtcgctgaagaagagtatggCCACACTGGCATCAAATTCGAATCTATGATTGTCGATAACACCGCTATGCAACTTGTCTCCAAACCTCAACAATTTGATGTTATGGTTATGCCTAAC CTGTATGGCACCATTTGCGCCAATATTGGATCAGCCCTTGTCGGTGGCCCTGGGATTACTCCCGGCTGCAACTTTGGCCGA GAATACGCTCTCTTTGAGCCAGGATGCCGACATGTTGGCAAGGACATTGAGGGTACTAACAAGGCAAACCCCATCGCTCTCAtcctctcttccaccatGCTCCTTCGACATCTTGGCCTCGAGAGCCAGGCCAACCTCATTGCTGGAGCCACCTACGACCTGGTTAAGGAAGGGAAGACTAGAACTGCTGACCTCGGTG GCAACGCCACCACTACTGACTTCACTAAGGCTTTAATTAATAGATTGCTCTAA